A region of Paraburkholderia largidicola DNA encodes the following proteins:
- the mfd gene encoding transcription-repair coupling factor encodes MPDIAASTQSSSSTPLALVKAGQRFVFDGTHGSSDALLIARYHLAYKAQVPLLAVVCASAVDAQRLTQELAFFAPEARVRLLPDWETLPYDSFSPHQDLVSERLATLHDLGEGRCDILLVPATTALYRMPPASFMAAYTFSFSQGERLDEAKLKAQLTLAGYEHVSQVVRPGEYCVRGSLIDLFPMGSPLPYRIDLFDDQVDSIRAFDPDSQRSLYPVKDVRLLPGREFPFDEAARTAFRSRWREVFEGDPSRASIYKDIGNGVPSAGIEYYLPLFFEETATLFRYLPEGAQLAFVGDLDAAIRRFTADTKQRYNFLSHDRDRPILEPQRLFLSDDDFFTFAKPFARLSLPGNAGGGWAVPLPNLAIDRHADDPVAGLRAWLATTPNRVLFAAESAGRRETIAQLLADNALRPASADSYGDWLTSDARFALGVAPLANGFAIPGEGVAILTETELYGPLARRAGRRRQEQASNVDSMVRDLSELKVGDPVVHSQHGIGRYMGLVTMDLGEGETEFLHLEYQGDSKLYVPVAQLHVISRYSGADPESAPLHALGSGQWEKAKRKAAQQIRDTAAELLNLYARRAAREGHAFALEPRDYVKFAESFGFEETPDQAAAIAAVIGDMTSGKPMDRLVCGDVGFGKTEVALRAAFIAVMGGKQVALLSPTTLLAEQHTQTFTDRFSDWPVRIAELSRFKSTKEVSASIQQINEGTVDIVIGTHKLLSSDVQFKRLGLVIIDEEHRFGVRQKEALKALRAEVDVLTLTATPIPRTLGMALEGLRDFSVIATAPQKRLAIKTFVRREEDGVIREAMLRELKRGGQVYFLHNEVETIENRRQMLEALVPEARIAVAHGQMHERELERVMRDFVAQRANVLLCTTIIETGIDVPSANTILIHRSDKFGLAQLHQLRGRVGRSHHQAYSYLLVHDPQGLTKQAQRRLEAIQQMEELGAGFYLAMHDLEIRGTGEVLGDKQSGEIHEIGFQLYTDMLNDAVKALKNGKEPDLTAPLAATTEINLHTPAILPADYCGDVQERLSLYKRLANCEHSDAIDGIQEELIDRFGKMPPQAHALVETHRLRLAAKPLGISKIDAGEAVIGLQFIPNPPIDAMRIIEMVQKHKHIKLAGQDKLRIESRSPDFTVRVATVKETLRALGTPTKGAADRRVAS; translated from the coding sequence CTCCTCAACGCCCCTCGCGCTGGTCAAGGCCGGCCAGCGTTTCGTGTTCGACGGCACGCACGGTTCGTCCGATGCGCTGCTGATCGCGCGCTATCACCTCGCGTACAAGGCGCAGGTGCCCTTGCTGGCCGTCGTCTGCGCGAGCGCCGTCGATGCGCAGCGGCTCACGCAGGAACTCGCGTTCTTCGCGCCGGAGGCGCGCGTGCGCCTGCTGCCCGACTGGGAAACGCTGCCCTACGACTCGTTCTCGCCGCACCAGGATCTGGTCTCCGAGCGTCTCGCCACGCTGCACGACCTCGGCGAAGGCCGCTGCGACATCCTGCTCGTGCCCGCGACGACTGCCCTCTACCGGATGCCGCCCGCCTCCTTCATGGCGGCGTACACGTTTTCGTTCTCGCAGGGCGAGCGTCTCGACGAAGCGAAGCTGAAGGCACAGTTGACGCTGGCCGGTTACGAGCACGTGAGCCAGGTCGTGCGTCCCGGCGAATACTGCGTGCGCGGCTCGCTGATCGACCTGTTTCCGATGGGTTCGCCGCTGCCGTACCGGATCGACCTGTTCGACGACCAGGTCGATTCGATCCGCGCATTCGATCCCGATTCGCAGCGCAGCCTCTACCCTGTGAAAGACGTGCGCCTGCTGCCCGGCCGCGAGTTTCCGTTCGACGAAGCCGCGCGCACCGCGTTTCGCAGCCGCTGGCGCGAAGTGTTCGAGGGCGACCCGAGCCGTGCGTCGATCTACAAGGACATCGGCAACGGCGTGCCGTCGGCGGGTATCGAATACTATCTGCCGCTGTTCTTCGAAGAAACGGCGACGCTCTTTCGCTACCTGCCTGAGGGCGCGCAGCTTGCGTTCGTCGGCGATCTGGACGCGGCCATCCGGCGCTTCACCGCAGATACGAAGCAGCGCTACAACTTCCTGTCGCACGACCGCGACCGGCCGATTCTCGAGCCGCAGCGCCTGTTCCTGTCGGACGACGATTTCTTCACGTTCGCCAAGCCGTTCGCGCGCCTGTCGCTGCCCGGCAATGCGGGTGGCGGCTGGGCCGTGCCGCTGCCCAATCTCGCCATCGACCGCCACGCCGACGATCCCGTCGCCGGCTTGCGCGCCTGGCTCGCCACTACGCCGAACCGCGTGCTGTTCGCCGCGGAATCGGCGGGTCGCCGCGAGACGATCGCGCAACTGCTCGCGGACAACGCGCTGCGCCCCGCTTCCGCCGACAGTTACGGCGACTGGCTGACCTCCGACGCACGCTTCGCGCTCGGCGTCGCGCCGCTCGCCAACGGCTTCGCGATTCCGGGCGAAGGCGTCGCGATTCTCACCGAAACGGAACTGTACGGGCCGCTCGCACGCCGCGCGGGACGCCGCCGCCAGGAACAGGCGAGCAACGTCGATTCGATGGTGCGCGACCTGTCGGAGCTGAAGGTCGGCGACCCGGTCGTGCATTCGCAGCACGGCATCGGCCGCTACATGGGCCTCGTGACGATGGATCTCGGCGAAGGCGAAACCGAGTTCCTGCACCTCGAATACCAGGGCGACAGCAAGCTCTACGTGCCCGTCGCGCAACTGCACGTAATCTCGCGCTACAGCGGCGCGGACCCCGAAAGCGCGCCGCTGCACGCGCTCGGCTCGGGCCAGTGGGAAAAGGCCAAGCGCAAGGCCGCGCAGCAGATCCGCGACACGGCGGCCGAACTGCTGAATCTCTACGCGCGCCGCGCCGCGCGCGAAGGCCACGCGTTCGCGCTCGAACCGCGCGATTACGTGAAGTTCGCCGAGAGCTTCGGCTTCGAGGAAACACCCGACCAGGCGGCTGCGATTGCCGCCGTGATCGGCGACATGACGAGCGGCAAGCCGATGGATCGCCTCGTGTGCGGCGACGTCGGCTTCGGCAAGACGGAAGTCGCGTTGCGCGCGGCCTTCATCGCGGTGATGGGCGGCAAACAGGTAGCACTGCTCTCGCCTACCACGCTGCTCGCCGAACAGCACACGCAGACCTTCACCGACCGCTTCTCCGACTGGCCCGTGCGCATCGCCGAACTGTCGCGCTTCAAGAGCACGAAGGAAGTCAGCGCGTCGATCCAGCAGATCAACGAAGGCACCGTCGACATCGTGATCGGCACGCACAAGCTGTTGTCGTCGGATGTGCAGTTCAAGCGGCTGGGGCTCGTCATCATCGACGAGGAACACCGCTTCGGCGTGCGCCAGAAGGAAGCGCTGAAAGCGCTGCGCGCCGAAGTCGACGTGCTCACGCTCACCGCGACGCCTATCCCCCGCACGCTCGGCATGGCACTCGAAGGCTTGCGCGATTTCTCGGTGATCGCGACCGCGCCGCAAAAGCGCCTCGCGATCAAGACCTTCGTGCGCCGCGAGGAAGACGGTGTGATTCGCGAAGCCATGCTGCGCGAACTGAAGCGCGGCGGCCAGGTGTACTTCCTGCACAACGAAGTCGAGACGATCGAAAACCGCCGGCAGATGCTCGAAGCGCTCGTGCCGGAAGCGCGTATCGCCGTGGCGCACGGACAGATGCACGAGCGCGAACTGGAGCGCGTGATGCGCGATTTCGTCGCGCAACGCGCCAACGTGCTGCTCTGTACGACGATCATCGAAACAGGTATCGACGTGCCGAGCGCAAACACGATCCTGATTCACCGCTCCGATAAATTCGGTCTCGCGCAGTTGCACCAGTTGCGCGGACGCGTCGGCCGCTCGCATCACCAGGCGTATTCGTATCTGCTCGTGCACGATCCGCAGGGGCTCACGAAGCAGGCGCAACGGCGGCTCGAAGCCATTCAGCAGATGGAAGAACTCGGCGCGGGCTTCTATCTCGCGATGCACGACCTCGAAATTCGCGGCACGGGCGAAGTGCTCGGCGACAAGCAGTCGGGCGAGATTCACGAAATCGGCTTCCAGCTCTACACCGACATGCTGAACGACGCCGTCAAGGCGCTGAAGAACGGCAAGGAGCCGGACCTCACCGCGCCGCTGGCGGCGACGACCGAGATCAACCTGCACACGCCTGCCATTCTGCCCGCCGACTATTGCGGCGACGTTCAGGAGCGCTTGTCGCTGTACAAGCGGCTGGCGAACTGCGAGCACAGCGATGCCATCGACGGCATTCAGGAAGAGCTGATCGACCGCTTCGGCAAGATGCCGCCGCAGGCGCATGCGCTCGTCGAAACGCACCGCTTGCGCCTCGCCGCGAAACCGCTCGGCATCTCGAAGATCGATGCAGGCGAAGCGGTGATCGGCCTGCAGTTCATTCCGAATCCGCCCATCGACGCGATGCGGATCATCGAGATGGTGCAGAAGCACAAGCACATCAAGCTCGCGGGCCAGGACAAGCTGCGTATCGAAAGCCGCAGTCCCGATTTCACCGTGCGCGTCGCGACCGTGAAAGAAACGTTGCGTGCGCTCGGTACGCCGACGAAGGGCGCGGCGGACCGGCGCGTCGCTTCGTAA
- a CDS encoding M20 family metallopeptidase gives MTGAVDTASIVELLTALVRVPSRGGIDTRAPVLECIEAWFSAHHVHTRRLVSADGAPLALHIEIRGASAGPHYVLNASLDTASFGDESMWAYPPLAAHIENGWLYGRGSADSKAAVAIFAHLAAAFAQRTDTLAGTLCVLFDLDEHTGRFGGARAFFDAPDAVKPDGVFIGYPGLDRIIVGARGFIRARLVVRGIAAHSGASSTRGLNAAIRGARLAAALNAATLPVDRAFDRPAQLTVTGIRAGDGTFTSVPDRCELTLDCRLTPGFDAVEARRLIEGIVCDQDAQHDPSLATSIEWIDGWPAYRVPESHPMAHALYHAARNALGAALPLAVAGPSNIGNYLASLGVPALCGFGVRCEGIHAANERVELASIAPVYRAYEHALLTLLAPDKPRA, from the coding sequence ATGACGGGCGCTGTCGACACGGCATCGATCGTCGAACTGTTGACGGCGCTCGTGCGCGTGCCGAGCCGGGGTGGTATCGATACGCGCGCGCCCGTGCTCGAATGCATCGAAGCCTGGTTCAGCGCGCACCACGTGCACACGCGCCGCCTCGTTTCCGCCGATGGAGCGCCGCTCGCCCTTCACATCGAAATACGCGGCGCGAGCGCTGGCCCGCATTACGTGCTCAACGCGTCGCTCGATACCGCCAGCTTCGGCGACGAATCGATGTGGGCGTATCCGCCGCTCGCCGCGCACATTGAAAACGGCTGGCTCTATGGACGCGGCAGCGCGGACAGCAAGGCGGCCGTCGCGATCTTCGCGCATCTCGCCGCGGCATTCGCGCAGCGCACCGATACGCTTGCTGGGACGCTCTGCGTGCTGTTCGATCTCGACGAGCATACGGGCCGCTTCGGCGGCGCCCGCGCGTTTTTCGATGCGCCTGATGCGGTGAAGCCCGATGGCGTGTTCATCGGCTATCCGGGACTCGATCGCATCATCGTTGGCGCGCGCGGGTTCATTCGCGCGAGGCTCGTCGTGCGCGGCATCGCTGCACACTCCGGCGCAAGCAGCACGCGCGGACTCAATGCGGCGATACGCGGCGCGCGCCTCGCTGCGGCTCTGAACGCAGCCACGCTGCCCGTGGACCGCGCATTCGATCGCCCCGCGCAGTTGACCGTCACCGGCATCCGCGCGGGCGACGGCACCTTCACCAGCGTGCCGGATCGTTGCGAACTCACCCTCGATTGCCGCCTCACGCCAGGCTTCGATGCCGTCGAAGCGCGACGCCTGATCGAAGGCATCGTTTGCGATCAGGATGCGCAACATGATCCATCGCTCGCGACGTCGATCGAATGGATCGACGGCTGGCCCGCGTACCGCGTGCCGGAATCCCATCCGATGGCACACGCGCTGTATCACGCGGCACGCAACGCGCTGGGCGCGGCTCTGCCGCTGGCCGTCGCGGGACCGTCGAACATCGGCAATTACCTCGCGTCGCTCGGCGTGCCCGCGTTGTGCGGTTTTGGCGTGCGATGCGAAGGCATTCATGCGGCCAACGAGCGCGTCGAACTCGCCAGCATCGCGCCCGTCTATCGCGCGTACGAACACGCGTTGCTCACGTTGCTCGCGCCTGACAAGCCACGAGCCTGA
- the argE gene encoding acetylornithine deacetylase — protein sequence MSQVADKALSAQTSSPSAASAESSSPASLPWVTRLVSMDTVSRNPNLGLIETVRDALRERGVEATLTHDESGKWANLFATIPAHDGETNGGIVLSGHTDVVPVDGQKWDSDPFKPEVRGDKLYGRGTCDMKGFIGAALTLVPQMQQTRLAKPIHLAFSFDEEVGCVGAPLMIADLMKRGVKPDGCIVGEPTSMRPIIAHKGINAYQCCVRGFAAHSSLTPKGLNAIEYAARLICYIRDMADQFREQGPFDELYDVPFTTAQTSTIKGGNAINTVPAECSFEFEFRNLPTLDPEPIFARIDQYARETLLPKMQREHEAAAIEFTKIAAAPGLDSTEQAAITQLVRALTGDQDKRKVAYGTEAGLFSLAGIPSIVCGPGDIVQAHKANEFVTLDQLAQCERFLGKFIHSMSVDAHAH from the coding sequence ATGTCACAGGTCGCTGACAAAGCGCTGTCCGCCCAAACGTCGTCCCCTTCCGCTGCTTCCGCCGAGTCTTCTTCCCCCGCTTCGCTTCCCTGGGTCACACGCCTCGTGTCGATGGACACGGTCAGCCGCAATCCGAATCTCGGCCTGATCGAGACGGTGCGTGACGCGCTGCGCGAACGCGGCGTCGAAGCCACCCTCACGCACGACGAAAGCGGCAAATGGGCCAACCTGTTCGCGACGATTCCGGCGCATGACGGCGAGACGAATGGCGGGATCGTGCTATCGGGACACACGGACGTGGTGCCCGTCGACGGTCAGAAATGGGACAGCGACCCGTTCAAGCCCGAAGTGCGCGGCGACAAGCTCTATGGGCGTGGCACCTGCGACATGAAAGGCTTTATCGGCGCGGCGCTGACGCTCGTGCCGCAAATGCAGCAGACCAGACTGGCCAAGCCGATCCATCTGGCGTTCTCGTTCGACGAAGAAGTGGGCTGCGTCGGCGCGCCGCTGATGATCGCCGATCTGATGAAACGCGGCGTCAAGCCGGACGGCTGCATCGTCGGCGAGCCGACCAGCATGCGTCCCATCATCGCGCACAAGGGCATCAACGCTTACCAGTGCTGCGTGCGCGGCTTCGCGGCGCATTCGTCGCTCACGCCCAAAGGCCTGAACGCAATCGAATACGCGGCGCGGCTGATCTGCTACATCCGCGACATGGCCGACCAGTTCCGCGAGCAAGGCCCGTTCGACGAGCTCTACGACGTGCCGTTCACGACGGCGCAAACCAGCACGATCAAGGGCGGCAACGCGATCAACACGGTGCCCGCCGAATGCAGCTTCGAGTTCGAGTTCCGCAATCTGCCGACGCTCGATCCCGAGCCGATCTTCGCGCGCATCGATCAATACGCGCGTGAAACCCTGCTGCCGAAGATGCAGCGCGAACACGAAGCAGCCGCGATCGAGTTCACGAAAATCGCCGCAGCGCCCGGCCTCGATTCGACGGAACAGGCGGCCATCACGCAGCTGGTGCGCGCGCTCACGGGCGATCAGGACAAGCGCAAGGTTGCGTACGGCACGGAAGCGGGCCTGTTCTCGCTGGCGGGCATTCCGAGCATCGTGTGCGGCCCCGGCGACATCGTGCAGGCGCACAAGGCAAACGAATTCGTCACGCTCGATCAGCTGGCGCAGTGCGAGCGGTTCCTCGGCAAGTTCATTCACAGCATGTCGGTCGATGCGCACGCGCACTGA
- a CDS encoding threonine/serine dehydratase produces the protein MSTATPQHTDRTIDGEPIPTLDDIASQHFALTPWVVRTPVFDRMDFPTLEGTLVNFKFELLQAGGSFKARGAFSNLLALDEAQRIAGVTCVSGGNHAVAVAYAAMRMGISAKVVVMHAANPARIALCRQYRAEVVMADNVNEAFEIVRRIEAEEGRYFVHPFNGYRTVLGTATLGYEWATQTPDLDAVIVPIGGGGLAAGISTALRLANPRVHVFGVEPEGADVMSRSFAANHTVKMSHMHSIADSLMAPHTEQYSYELCRRHVDRLVTVTDDALRAAMLTLFTQLKLAVEPACAAATAALLGPLREQLQGKRVGVLLCGTNTDPGTFAAHIEQARAAEI, from the coding sequence ATGTCCACCGCCACGCCGCAGCACACCGACCGCACGATCGACGGCGAACCGATACCGACGCTCGACGACATCGCTTCGCAGCATTTTGCGCTGACGCCGTGGGTCGTGCGAACGCCCGTGTTCGACCGGATGGATTTTCCGACGCTCGAAGGCACGCTTGTCAACTTCAAGTTCGAGCTGCTGCAGGCGGGCGGCAGTTTCAAGGCACGCGGCGCGTTCTCGAATCTGCTCGCGCTCGACGAAGCGCAGCGTATTGCGGGCGTGACCTGCGTGTCGGGCGGCAATCACGCGGTCGCCGTCGCCTACGCGGCGATGCGTATGGGCATTAGCGCGAAGGTCGTCGTGATGCACGCGGCGAATCCGGCGCGTATTGCGCTGTGCCGGCAATATCGCGCGGAAGTCGTGATGGCCGACAACGTGAATGAAGCGTTCGAGATCGTGCGGCGTATCGAGGCCGAAGAAGGCCGCTATTTCGTGCATCCGTTCAATGGTTACCGGACCGTGCTCGGCACCGCGACGCTCGGCTACGAATGGGCGACACAGACACCCGATCTCGATGCCGTGATCGTCCCCATCGGCGGCGGCGGGCTTGCGGCGGGCATATCGACGGCGCTGCGTCTCGCCAATCCGCGCGTGCATGTGTTCGGCGTCGAGCCGGAAGGTGCGGACGTGATGAGCCGCAGCTTCGCCGCGAATCACACGGTCAAGATGTCCCACATGCATTCGATCGCCGATTCGCTGATGGCGCCGCATACCGAGCAATACAGCTACGAGCTGTGCCGTCGGCATGTCGACCGTCTCGTCACCGTCACCGACGACGCATTGCGTGCCGCGATGCTCACCCTGTTCACGCAACTGAAGCTGGCCGTCGAGCCCGCGTGCGCCGCCGCCACGGCCGCCCTGCTCGGCCCGTTGCGTGAGCAACTGCAAGGCAAGCGCGTCGGTGTGTTGCTATGCGGGACGAATACCGATCCTGGCACGTTCGCCGCGCATATCGAACAGGCGCGGGCAGCAGAAATTTAA
- the mscL gene encoding large conductance mechanosensitive channel protein MscL — MSMITEFKEFALKGNVMDLAVGVIIGGAFSTIVNSVVKDLIMPVVGVATGGLDFSNKFVLLGHIPENFKGNPESYKDLQTAGVAAFGYGSFITVAINFVILAFIIFMMVKFINKLRAPAPAAPEAPPPTPEDVLLLREIRDSLKNSPRI, encoded by the coding sequence ATGAGCATGATTACTGAATTCAAGGAATTTGCCCTCAAAGGTAACGTGATGGACCTCGCGGTCGGTGTGATCATCGGCGGAGCGTTCTCGACTATCGTCAACTCCGTCGTGAAGGATCTGATCATGCCTGTCGTCGGCGTCGCGACGGGCGGCCTCGATTTCTCCAACAAGTTCGTCCTGCTCGGACACATACCCGAGAATTTCAAGGGCAACCCCGAGTCTTACAAGGACTTGCAGACGGCGGGCGTCGCCGCGTTCGGCTATGGCTCGTTCATCACGGTGGCGATCAACTTCGTGATTCTCGCGTTCATCATTTTCATGATGGTGAAGTTCATCAACAAGCTGCGCGCGCCCGCCCCCGCCGCGCCCGAAGCGCCGCCGCCCACGCCCGAAGACGTGCTGCTGCTGCGTGAAATCCGCGATTCGTTGAAGAATTCGCCGCGTATCTGA
- a CDS encoding hybrid sensor histidine kinase/response regulator, translating into MTEDVTTLPAALVLVVDDDEGILRLARKSLERAGCRVELSSSVEAAHRAIVANPPDLIVLDYQLDSAETGLDFFRRLRNEGVRIPAILVTGFTDESRVIEALRSGVSDVVPKTGDYLDYLPEAVERVLSQMRLQRASAEALLLREREAHYRMLSEALPHLVFTCDAHGDCDFVSKQWVEYTGLDGAQVQGLAWLDAVHPDDREATRRTWLRTVRGDGADYRSEFRIRRHDGAYRWFDARIAAVRDAGGVVSKWFGSCTDIHSQREAIEERERLLASEQAARQAAEEANRAKDRFLAMLSHELRTPLTPVLAGARMLEMMQDLPDAVRAGVVMIRRNVELEARLIDDLLDLTRVANGKLRLSLETVDVHDVIDSVLELFRSEIQTKQQDVHISTDAHHHFVLADRARLQQMLWNLIRNAAKFTPDGGHIYVRTRDERMHVQISVEDTGVGIEPEQIGKLFNAFEQGSQNMSRQFGGLGLGLAITKALTDAHGGTVTAQSPGAHCGATFTITLPTAAEPHAEPVAPEAASVQPAGGLGILLIEDHADTAEVMAQLMRTLGHEVTVVGRVADALAATQSATFDLIVSDVGLPDGTGLDFVKAFRERDDAPAVALTGFGSDEDIRRCLEAGFTSHLTKPVNFSQLEQVIESAAAVKTQKNAGEARAG; encoded by the coding sequence GACGAAGGCATCTTGCGCCTTGCGCGCAAGTCGCTGGAGCGCGCCGGCTGCCGGGTCGAACTGAGCAGCAGCGTCGAGGCGGCGCATCGCGCGATCGTCGCGAATCCGCCCGATCTGATCGTGCTCGACTATCAGCTCGACAGCGCGGAGACGGGGCTCGATTTTTTCCGGCGCCTGCGCAACGAAGGCGTGCGCATCCCTGCCATTCTCGTCACCGGCTTTACCGATGAATCGCGCGTGATCGAAGCGCTGCGCTCGGGCGTGTCCGACGTCGTGCCGAAAACGGGCGACTATCTCGACTATCTGCCCGAAGCCGTCGAACGCGTGCTATCGCAGATGCGGCTGCAGCGCGCATCGGCGGAAGCGCTGCTGCTGCGTGAGCGCGAGGCGCATTACCGGATGCTGTCGGAGGCGCTGCCTCACCTCGTCTTCACGTGCGATGCCCATGGCGACTGCGATTTCGTGTCGAAGCAATGGGTCGAATACACGGGGCTCGACGGCGCGCAGGTGCAGGGCCTCGCATGGCTCGACGCCGTGCATCCCGACGACCGCGAAGCGACGCGCCGCACCTGGCTCAGAACGGTGCGCGGCGACGGCGCCGACTATCGCAGCGAATTCCGCATTCGCCGCCACGACGGCGCGTACCGCTGGTTCGACGCGCGCATTGCCGCGGTGCGCGATGCGGGTGGCGTCGTCAGCAAATGGTTCGGCAGTTGCACGGACATCCATTCGCAACGCGAAGCCATCGAGGAGCGCGAGCGTCTGCTTGCATCGGAGCAGGCCGCGCGCCAGGCGGCGGAAGAAGCGAACCGCGCGAAAGACCGTTTTCTGGCCATGCTGTCGCACGAATTGCGCACACCGCTCACGCCGGTGCTGGCGGGCGCGCGCATGCTCGAAATGATGCAGGACCTGCCGGACGCGGTGCGCGCGGGCGTCGTGATGATTCGCCGCAACGTCGAACTGGAGGCGCGTCTGATCGACGATCTGCTCGATCTGACGCGGGTGGCGAACGGCAAGCTGCGGCTGTCGCTGGAAACGGTCGACGTGCACGACGTGATCGACAGCGTGCTCGAACTGTTTCGCAGCGAGATCCAGACCAAGCAGCAGGACGTGCACATCAGCACGGATGCGCATCATCATTTCGTGCTCGCCGACCGAGCGCGGCTGCAGCAGATGCTGTGGAACCTGATCCGTAATGCCGCGAAGTTCACGCCGGACGGCGGCCATATCTATGTGCGCACGCGCGATGAGCGGATGCACGTGCAGATTTCGGTAGAAGACACGGGCGTCGGCATCGAGCCCGAGCAGATCGGCAAGCTCTTCAACGCGTTCGAGCAGGGCAGCCAGAACATGTCGCGGCAGTTCGGCGGGCTGGGGCTGGGACTCGCGATCACCAAGGCGCTGACGGACGCGCACGGCGGCACGGTGACGGCACAAAGCCCCGGCGCACACTGCGGCGCGACGTTCACGATCACGCTGCCCACGGCCGCGGAGCCGCACGCCGAGCCGGTCGCGCCTGAGGCGGCGAGCGTGCAGCCGGCAGGCGGGCTGGGAATCTTGCTGATCGAGGACCACGCGGACACAGCCGAAGTGATGGCGCAACTGATGCGCACGCTCGGCCATGAGGTGACCGTCGTCGGGAGGGTGGCCGATGCACTCGCGGCGACGCAAAGCGCCACCTTCGATCTGATCGTCAGCGACGTAGGCCTGCCCGACGGCACCGGCCTCGACTTCGTCAAGGCATTCCGCGAGCGCGACGATGCGCCTGCCGTGGCATTGACGGGCTTTGGGAGCGATGAGGATATCCGGCGCTGCCTCGAAGCGGGCTTCACGTCGCATCTGACCAAGCCTGTCAATTTCTCGCAACTCGAGCAGGTGATCGAGAGCGCGGCAGCCGTGAAGACGCAGAAAAACGCGGGCGAAGCCCGAGCGGGCTAG